cctcctcctccacaccgTAGTTGCTTCACGGCCGGTCCTTTTCACGTAGAGGATCCACTCCACCTCCACTCTCAGTTGTGGAACCGGATCTACTTCACTGGCACCCACATACACAAATACACAACACCTGATTTCACCAACTACCTCGGTGCACTAGATTTTCTTCACCGATGTTCGTGTGCAATGCACCGTGTCTACTCCACCAGCGCCCACATCTGCCACACCGGGGTCGCTTCATCGACTCCCTTGTTTAACACCCCTGAAATGCCTAGTTTTTGTCTCCACCACCCTTGCAAGAGCGTGGTAATTACTCATGCCCGAGTCCTAGGTGAAATGCCTTTGAGCATTGTAGTTTATTTTATTTATGTATTGTATcttcatgttatttatcttagcgAGTGAACTTGTTCGATCCATCCTGTTGATCAACAAGGAGTTGATGGTAGCAGGAAAGATGCCTCTACGACGCTGGAGGTGCCTCTGGTTGCTATTCCACCTACAATCTCCTGTGTTGATAGTCTGGCTTATCTTATATGTTTTGTTCTGTCTTTGTATCACATTGTGCAGGTCACGAAAAATCCCAAAGGGAGATATATCAATATTTAGGGTAAGATCTTACTCCATCGAAAAGTGCTACGATGACGACGGACTTATGTGGGCCAACATGTCACTAGGTGCGACTGGGTCAACGGATGCGCCCCATGTCGCGTCGGTTCCTGGTGGGCCCCTTCGAGTGCCTCCTGGTGCAGGGCTTTGGTCCTTAACAAAATGGATATCTGAATTTCCTCAGATGTTTATGATGTCTTGAAGCTTCCTACAACAATAAACAAAAGATTTTTCTATGTCCGGGAATTAAATTGCATTTTAATAGGAGGTTGGAGCAAATATTCAGTAAAAATAGTAAATAACAATATAAATATTATATTTGCCATGTGTAGATCGTGAATAGATTTCCTATGGAGAAAATATACTGTATTAACCAAATTAATTATGTATTTTCTCGCTGAACTATGAAAAATCGAGAACCATCCATTGAGGTCGAAAACCGCCAAATGGTTGGTTGCACCTACCACGGGCATTTATTAAATTACAAACTAATGCGGGACCACTATTCTGGCATGCATGTAATTTTTAGCCCCACAATTTCTACATCAAACTATGTGCGCCCGTGGTTTTAAAAAATAGAAATACCCCACCTAGATCTCCCTATAAATATGCCACAACCATGCCTTACAAAGCACAATACATTGTTTTCGAACCACAAAGAAATATTGCTTATACGATGAAAAAAGAATTGGTGCCTTCTTGGCTAGAGCTATTGCTCACAACACAATTTTTTACAATATGCATGAGCCACCTATCCTCTGCTCGCAATGAGTGTAACCTATTTTGCATAGACTGTGAGGCGCCACAAGTTGCATTTTGCTACTATTGCCGTCAGCGCCATCATTCTACTCACCGTGTCATCCAGGTAAAATATATAACATTGTGATTTGGTAATAGGGAGGTACACAAGAGTATTTGTCATAATTTTGTATTATATATGAATTGATTCTTTTGATATATAAATATGCTGTTTGTTAGCTCTTCTTGCCTCATATAGAAATATTGTCAAATTTCACTAATCACAATATTATCGCTCATTAGAAGTGGAACAGATCCATCTCTATGCAATTATCTCAACATGAATTGATTTAAGATTTTTGTTAGGTACGACGATCATCGTACCACGATGTGGTCAGAGTTGCTGAGTTACATGACATCCTTGATATTAGTGATGTGCAAACCTATGTGATCAATAGTGCAACAGTTGTTTTTCTTAATGAGCGCCCACAACAACAACGTGTTTGTGGTGTTTCCGTCGTCAAGGCGTCATCTTCATCATATAGTTGTGAGAGTTGCAATCGTGCTCTTCTTGATGCATTCCGCTTCTGCTCTCTTGGTTGCAATGTAAGCTACTAAATTATTGACATATTAGTAATGCTTTATAACATCTTCCATGGGTTAACTTGTTATTTTTCTGCAGCTAAAAGGAATTAAGGAGGATATGGAGACAACTGTTGTGATGGGA
This region of Lolium perenne isolate Kyuss_39 chromosome 2, Kyuss_2.0, whole genome shotgun sequence genomic DNA includes:
- the LOC127330710 gene encoding protein RGF1 INDUCIBLE TRANSCRIPTION FACTOR 1-like — encoded protein: MKKELVPSWLELLLTTQFFTICMSHLSSARNECNLFCIDCEAPQVAFCYYCRQRHHSTHRVIQVRRSSYHDVVRVAELHDILDISDVQTYVINSATVVFLNERPQQQRVCGVSVVKASSSSYSCESCNRALLDAFRFCSLGCNLKGIKEDMETTVVMGNKTDYTSNDDDMDLSTGSTANTENNRESYSDAEYCEKPPPTKTTRHRRKGIPRRAPFF